The following are from one region of the Geoalkalibacter subterraneus genome:
- the rsxC gene encoding electron transport complex subunit RsxC translates to MSRKPKTFHGGLHPPDSKAASADKAVEICPLPDEIIIPLSQHIGAPAEPCVAVGDSVCRGQVVGEARGFVSVPVHASTSGEVVAVEARPHPSGRDLPAVVIRPDGRDQWCDDLRGLGEDELAAESVRNKLCACGIVGLGGATFPTHVKLSPPPEKPIDTLIINGAECEPYLTTDYRLMLEDPEQILDGVRLFAGVLGRPRIFIGIEENKPAAIKVIDAACASSDIEVVPLRVKYPQGAEKQLIYAITGREVPSGGLPMDAGVLVQNVRTAAAVSVAVRTGQPLIEQVLTVTGPGVAEPKNLRVRIGTPLRHLIDACGGFNGEPGKIILGGPMMGTAQLSLDVPVTRGAGGLLIFRQEDVDPRPEGPCIRCGRCVSVCPARILPTTIVAYARNDQVETAETLGVLDCIECGCCTYICPSMIPLVQFIRQAKGAIMAQKRNA, encoded by the coding sequence ATGAGCAGAAAACCTAAAACTTTTCATGGTGGCCTTCACCCTCCTGACAGCAAAGCTGCCTCGGCGGACAAGGCGGTAGAAATCTGTCCCTTGCCGGATGAGATCATCATTCCGTTGTCGCAGCACATTGGTGCGCCCGCTGAACCCTGTGTCGCTGTCGGCGACTCGGTTTGCCGCGGACAGGTTGTCGGTGAAGCGAGGGGATTCGTCTCTGTTCCCGTGCATGCCTCCACTTCAGGCGAGGTGGTGGCGGTGGAGGCACGCCCCCATCCCTCGGGCCGTGATCTTCCGGCGGTCGTCATCCGCCCGGACGGCCGCGATCAATGGTGTGACGATCTGCGCGGGCTTGGCGAGGATGAATTGGCGGCCGAATCCGTGCGCAACAAATTGTGTGCATGCGGCATTGTCGGCCTGGGGGGCGCGACTTTTCCCACCCATGTCAAACTGTCTCCTCCGCCTGAAAAGCCGATTGACACCCTGATTATAAACGGTGCGGAATGCGAGCCTTATTTGACGACCGACTATCGCCTCATGCTCGAAGATCCGGAACAGATTCTCGACGGTGTTCGTCTGTTCGCCGGTGTGCTGGGGAGGCCGCGTATTTTTATCGGCATCGAGGAGAACAAACCCGCCGCCATAAAGGTGATAGACGCCGCCTGCGCTTCCAGTGATATTGAAGTGGTGCCGCTGCGGGTCAAGTATCCGCAAGGTGCTGAAAAACAGTTGATTTATGCCATTACCGGACGCGAGGTGCCATCCGGAGGTCTGCCCATGGACGCGGGGGTGCTGGTTCAGAATGTGCGTACTGCTGCTGCCGTCTCCGTCGCCGTGCGCACCGGGCAGCCGCTGATCGAGCAGGTGCTGACCGTGACCGGCCCGGGGGTGGCTGAGCCGAAAAATCTGCGTGTCCGCATCGGCACCCCGTTGCGGCATTTGATCGACGCCTGTGGTGGGTTCAATGGTGAACCCGGAAAAATCATACTGGGGGGGCCCATGATGGGGACCGCACAGCTCTCCCTTGATGTCCCGGTGACGCGGGGCGCGGGGGGATTGCTGATTTTTCGGCAGGAGGATGTTGATCCGCGCCCCGAGGGGCCGTGTATTCGCTGCGGGCGGTGCGTTTCCGTCTGTCCGGCACGCATTCTGCCTACCACGATTGTTGCCTATGCCAGGAATGACCAAGTCGAGACGGCCGAAACCCTCGGCGTGCTGGATTGCATCGAATGTGGGTGTTGCACCTATATCTGTCCTTCCATGATTCCCCTGGTGCAGTTCATCCGCCAGGCGAAAGGCGCCATTATGGCTCAAAAAAGGAATGCCTGA
- a CDS encoding RnfABCDGE type electron transport complex subunit D — MPDVDKQLYLSSSPHIHAEQTTGAIMRAVIYALLPACAVSVYFFGLPALWVLLVCMAGCVAAEALCRKIMGREQTWRDGSAALTGILLALNLPPSTPWWLALLGAVVAVVVAKQIFGGLGYNPFNPALVARVVLLISFPVQMTRWSAPSPGGSGLDALTTATPLGEMKTAVMLTGQLPSHSGAQTVDYFVGNMGGCLGEVSALALLAGAIYLFWKRIITWHIPLSFIGSVVVLGGIFWLVDPARYPSPLFHLVTGGLLLGAFFMATDMVTSPVAPVGMIVFGTGCGVVTVLIRLFGGYPEGVSFAILLMNAATPLIDRYCRPRKFGYMPRKA; from the coding sequence ATGCCTGACGTGGACAAACAGCTCTATCTGTCTTCCTCGCCTCATATTCATGCTGAGCAGACGACCGGCGCGATCATGCGCGCGGTCATCTATGCCCTTCTGCCGGCCTGCGCCGTTTCTGTCTATTTTTTCGGACTGCCTGCGCTCTGGGTACTTTTGGTCTGCATGGCTGGTTGCGTTGCTGCGGAAGCTCTGTGCCGCAAAATTATGGGCAGAGAACAAACCTGGCGAGACGGCAGCGCCGCGCTGACCGGCATTCTTCTGGCCCTTAACCTGCCCCCATCGACGCCCTGGTGGCTTGCTCTTCTGGGAGCGGTGGTGGCGGTTGTCGTTGCCAAGCAGATTTTTGGCGGATTGGGGTATAACCCCTTTAACCCCGCACTGGTCGCGCGGGTGGTCCTTCTGATTTCATTCCCGGTTCAGATGACGCGTTGGAGTGCTCCTTCCCCCGGCGGTTCAGGGCTCGATGCGCTAACCACGGCAACTCCATTGGGGGAAATGAAAACCGCGGTGATGCTGACCGGCCAGCTTCCCTCCCACAGCGGTGCCCAGACCGTCGATTACTTTGTCGGCAACATGGGTGGTTGTCTTGGCGAAGTCTCCGCGTTGGCCCTGCTGGCGGGCGCGATCTATCTTTTCTGGAAGCGCATCATCACCTGGCATATTCCGCTGAGCTTCATCGGCAGTGTCGTTGTGCTCGGTGGGATTTTCTGGCTGGTTGACCCTGCTCGCTACCCCAGTCCCCTGTTTCACCTGGTTACGGGGGGGCTTCTGCTGGGCGCCTTTTTCATGGCGACCGACATGGTCACTTCTCCCGTCGCTCCTGTGGGGATGATTGTTTTCGGGACAGGGTGCGGGGTTGTCACTGTTTTGATTCGTCTCTTCGGTGGCTATCCCGAAGGGGTTTCTTTTGCCATTCTTCTGATGAATGCCGCCACGCCGCTTATCGATCGCTACTGTCGGCCGCGCAAATTCGGCTACATGCCGCGCAAAGCTTAA
- a CDS encoding RnfABCDGE type electron transport complex subunit G produces MKDIARLVIVLTLITVGAGLVLSLVESFTREPIAEQRRLETLRALSAVLPEFDNNPDQDRVVLPVGVNKKGKPVERTFYLGRSDGKINGVAFEVVAPDGYSGEIAVMAGVRPDGALVAIEILRHAETPGLGDKIEEDWFKRQFKGKRLDNADWRVKKDGGEFDEITGATISPRAIVGALRRGLEFFHENRGAIIGAEGGSNES; encoded by the coding sequence ATGAAGGATATTGCACGTCTGGTCATTGTGCTGACCCTGATTACAGTAGGTGCGGGTTTGGTCCTCTCGCTGGTTGAGAGCTTCACCCGCGAACCGATCGCTGAGCAGCGCCGGTTGGAGACCCTCAGGGCTCTGTCTGCCGTTCTGCCCGAGTTTGACAACAACCCCGACCAGGATCGTGTCGTCTTGCCGGTTGGCGTGAATAAAAAGGGTAAGCCTGTTGAACGCACCTTTTATCTCGGCCGTTCTGACGGTAAAATCAACGGCGTTGCCTTCGAGGTAGTTGCTCCTGATGGGTACAGCGGTGAGATTGCGGTCATGGCAGGCGTTCGCCCTGATGGGGCTCTTGTTGCCATTGAGATTTTAAGGCATGCTGAAACTCCGGGGCTTGGCGATAAAATTGAAGAAGACTGGTTCAAGCGCCAGTTCAAGGGCAAAAGATTGGACAACGCCGACTGGCGCGTCAAAAAAGACGGCGGCGAGTTTGATGAAATTACCGGAGCCACGATTTCTCCCCGGGCAATCGTAGGTGCTCTGCGTCGCGGCTTGGAGTTCTTTCACGAAAATCGTGGTGCCATTATTGGTGCCGAGGGGGGCAGCAATGAGTCTTAA
- the rsxE gene encoding electron transport complex subunit RsxE, protein MSLKQEFSNGIWRENAVFKLLLGLCPALAVTTSAENGLGMGLATTFVLLCSNIAVSLLRNVIPGKVRIPSFIVIIASFVTVVQLTMEAFLYDLHKALGIFIPLIVCNCLILGRAEAFASRNPLRNSIGDGLGMGVGFTLALFVLGAVREVLGAGSLLGVSLFGSGYQPVLLMILPPGAFISLGFLLAAMNRIEVRRR, encoded by the coding sequence ATGAGTCTTAAGCAGGAATTCAGCAACGGAATCTGGCGGGAAAATGCAGTATTCAAGTTGCTGCTTGGCCTGTGTCCTGCGCTGGCCGTGACGACCAGTGCGGAAAACGGCCTGGGGATGGGGTTGGCTACGACCTTCGTGCTGCTTTGTTCCAATATCGCCGTTTCTCTTTTGCGCAATGTCATTCCCGGCAAGGTGCGCATCCCTTCCTTTATCGTGATTATCGCCTCTTTTGTAACCGTGGTGCAGCTGACCATGGAAGCCTTTCTTTACGATCTCCACAAGGCGTTGGGGATCTTCATTCCCTTGATCGTCTGCAACTGTCTCATTCTTGGGCGGGCCGAAGCTTTCGCCTCCCGCAATCCGCTGAGAAATTCTATTGGCGACGGACTTGGTATGGGCGTAGGTTTTACTCTTGCGCTGTTTGTTCTCGGCGCTGTGCGGGAAGTTTTGGGTGCCGGCAGCCTGCTGGGCGTTTCTCTTTTCGGCAGTGGTTACCAACCGGTACTGCTGATGATCCTGCCGCCGGGCGCTTTCATCTCTCTGGGGTTCCTGCTGGCTGCAATGAATCGCATTGAAGTCAGGCGTCGGTAG
- a CDS encoding NADH-quinone oxidoreductase subunit A: MLDSYLPILVLIGIALAFALGCVVLSGLVGMRKPGKVKLSPYECGLPPVGTAREKFPIKFYLVAVAFIVFDLEVVFMYPWSVVFKKLGLFGAATMGFFIFVLVIGFIYDWKKGALEWE, translated from the coding sequence ATGCTAGACAGTTACCTGCCGATTTTAGTTCTCATTGGGATAGCCCTGGCCTTTGCCTTGGGTTGTGTTGTTCTTTCCGGCTTGGTTGGTATGAGAAAGCCCGGCAAAGTCAAGCTTTCTCCATACGAATGCGGCCTTCCGCCTGTCGGAACGGCGCGAGAAAAGTTCCCGATCAAGTTTTACCTGGTCGCGGTGGCTTTTATCGTGTTTGATCTCGAGGTCGTATTTATGTACCCGTGGTCCGTCGTCTTCAAGAAGCTTGGTCTTTTTGGTGCGGCAACCATGGGTTTCTTCATTTTTGTCCTCGTTATCGGCTTTATCTATGACTGGAAAAAAGGAGCATTGGAATGGGAGTAG
- a CDS encoding NADH-quinone oxidoreductase subunit B: MGVDQPLGSNFITTSLDKVVNWSRSRSLWPMTFGLACCAIEMMAAGAARHDLDRFGILFRASPRQADLIIIAGTVTKKMLPVIQTIYEQMPEPKYVIAMGACACSGGIFDTYSTVQGIDEALPVDVYIPGCPPRPEGLLYGLLKLQEKIMAERNTFGAAIGLGEVVSEA; this comes from the coding sequence ATGGGAGTAGATCAGCCTCTGGGAAGCAATTTTATCACGACAAGTCTGGACAAGGTTGTCAATTGGTCCCGGTCTCGTTCTCTCTGGCCGATGACGTTCGGTCTTGCCTGCTGTGCGATTGAGATGATGGCTGCGGGTGCCGCGCGGCATGACCTGGACCGGTTCGGGATACTGTTCCGCGCTTCGCCGCGCCAGGCCGACCTGATCATTATCGCGGGTACGGTGACGAAGAAGATGCTCCCGGTTATCCAGACGATTTACGAGCAGATGCCTGAGCCCAAATATGTCATCGCCATGGGGGCTTGCGCATGCTCAGGCGGTATTTTTGATACATACAGCACGGTTCAGGGTATCGACGAGGCGCTGCCGGTCGATGTTTATATCCCTGGTTGTCCTCCCCGTCCCGAGGGGCTTCTCTACGGTCTGCTCAAGCTGCAGGAGAAGATCATGGCCGAGCGCAATACTTTCGGCGCTGCCATCGGCCTCGGTGAAGTGGTCAGTGAAGCCTGA
- a CDS encoding NADH-quinone oxidoreductase subunit C, translated as MTDQAVVEKIKAKFSSSVLEVKEHRGETTVTVAKDDIVAICTFCKEELGFNMLADLCAVDGLDMGLDPRFLVVYNLYNLTSKTRLRLKAPVGADDARIDTVCGVWGAANWMERECWDLSGITFNNHPDPRRILMPDDWEGHPLRKDYPVQGPDREPYQGRTV; from the coding sequence ATGACCGATCAAGCTGTAGTAGAAAAGATCAAGGCGAAGTTCTCCTCGTCTGTTCTTGAGGTCAAAGAGCATCGGGGAGAGACGACCGTGACGGTGGCGAAGGATGACATCGTTGCCATCTGTACTTTCTGCAAAGAGGAGCTGGGCTTCAATATGCTGGCCGATCTGTGCGCTGTTGACGGCCTGGACATGGGGCTTGACCCCCGCTTTCTCGTTGTCTACAACCTTTACAACCTGACGAGCAAGACGCGTCTGCGTCTCAAGGCGCCTGTTGGCGCGGACGATGCGCGCATCGATACCGTCTGCGGAGTGTGGGGCGCGGCCAACTGGATGGAGCGCGAGTGCTGGGATCTTTCCGGGATCACCTTTAACAATCATCCCGATCCTCGGCGAATCCTCATGCCTGATGATTGGGAGGGGCATCCGTTGCGCAAGGACTATCCCGTGCAGGGGCCCGACCGTGAACCCTACCAGGGACGCACTGTTTAA